Proteins encoded in a region of the Tribolium castaneum strain GA2 chromosome 7, icTriCast1.1, whole genome shotgun sequence genome:
- the MFK10-3 gene encoding larval cuticle protein F1-like precursor → MFKLLVLAAVFAYAAAAPGLVAAPVVAHSVSHHSTVQAHPAPVVAVHAAPVVPVVKAAPVVPVVKAAPVVAVHHAPVVPVVKTVPVVKTAAVVHAAPAVVVHH, encoded by the exons atgttcaaattg TTGGTACTCGCCGCTGTCTTCGCTTACGCCGCCGCCGCCCCCGGCCTGGTCGCCGCCCCCGTGGTGGCCCACAGTGTGTCCCATCACAGCACTGTGCAGGCCCACCCCGCCCCCGTGGTCGCCGTACACGCCGCCCCCGTGGTGCCGGTAGTCAAAGCCGCCCCCGTGGTGCCCGTGGTCAAAGCCGCCCCCGTCGTCGCCGTCCACCACGCCCCCGTTGTACCGGTCGTCAAAACTGTACCCGTGGTCAAAACCGCCGCCGTCGTGCACGCCGCCCCCGCTGTGGTTGTCCACCACTGA
- the LOC128385380 gene encoding uncharacterized LOC128385380 precursor has translation MYKLVAFFALLACAYAAPGFVATPVVAHSVSSHHAVVAHPAPVVAVKAAVPVVHAAPVVHAAPIVHAAPIVKHVPVVHAAPVVHSVHAVHGVHYH, from the exons ATGTACAAACTG GTCGCCTTCTTCGCCCTTTTGGCTTGCGCTTACGCCGCCCCCGGGTTCGTAGCCACCCCCGTTGTTGCCCATTCCGTCTCCAGCCACCACGCCGTTGTCGCCCACCCAGCCCCGGTGGTGGCAGTTAAGGCCGCCGTCCCCGTTGTGCACGCCGCCCCCGTTGTCCACGCCGCTCCCATCGTGCACGCCGCCCCCATTGTCAAACACGTGCCAGTTGTTCACGCCGCCCCTGTTGTTCACTCCGTCCACGCCGTCCATGGAGTCCATTACCATTAG
- the MFK10-1 gene encoding larval/pupal cuticle protein H1C-like precursor: MYKLLCFAALLACASAGFIGAPLVAHLPLVRAAPVVHTHVVHAAPLVYALHHHHHGFYFRR, encoded by the exons ATGTACAAATTG ttgtgCTTTGCCGCCCTTTTGGCTTGTGCCTCTGCCGGTTTTATCGGGGCTCCGCTTGTGGCCCACTTGCCCTTAGTGCGCGCCGCCCCCGTCGTCCACACCCACGTGGTGCATGCCGCCCCCTTGGTCTACGCtctccaccaccaccaccatgGCTTTTACTTCCGTCGTTGA
- the MFK10-2 gene encoding uncharacterized LOC103314412 precursor, with protein MVHLFIFVALVVAGGTAPAARHYTAILAHEAPVIPVVKAVPVVYATPVLYAAPVVHAPMAHSVYDEYR; from the exons ATGGTCCATTTG TTCATATTTGTTGCTTTAGTGGTGGCGGGTGGAACGGCACCTGCTGCCCGACATTACACGGCTATTTTAGCCCATGAAGCTCCAGTAATTCCGGTGGTTAAAGCTGTTCCGGTTGTGTATGCCACACCTGTGCTGTACGCTGCTCCGGTCGTTCATGCTCCGAtggcacactctgtatatgACGAGTATCGATGA